The genome window GTTTGCCAAGCGTCATAAAGTGTTGGCCGAATAAAATCATTCATTGCAGCGTCAACAATGATAAAATTCCGTCCTTCCCCCTTCTTTACATATATAACGGATGTCACCAATATACCGGCCCCACCAACAATACTGCGTCCAGGCTCTAAAATAATATTAATCCCCAAAGGAGCAATATATTTTTTAACAAGTGCTGCATATTCAAAAGGAGATGGAATCTTTTTTTCTTCATTATGATAAGAAATACCAAGCCCACCACCAACATCTATATGGGTTATTGCATAACCTTCATTCCATAAATGACGAACAAAATCAGCAGCAATTAGAAATGCATCCTGGAACGGTTTTAAGTCACAAATTTGACTCCCGATATGCATATCCACCCCACATACTTGTAAACCAGGCAATTGCACCGCTTTTCTGTACGTATCATCTGCTAACGATAGTGGGATACCAAATTTATTTTCAGATAAACCTGTTGTAATTTTTCTATGGGTCTTAGCATCCACATCTGGATTGATACGCAAAGAAACCCGCGCCGTTTTTGACAAGGCAATAGCACGCGCTGATAACTGCTCAAGCTCTGGCTCAGATTCGACGTTAAAACAAAAAATGTCATGTGCAAGAGCAAAATCGATTTCCCTAACTGTTTTACCAATACCTGCATAAACAATGCGTTGAGGTGAAATACCGGCAGCAAGTGCACGCCGTAATTCGCCTTCCGATACAACATCAGCTCCTGCTCCATTTGCTGCTAAAATCTTTAAAACAGCTTGATTAGAATTCGCTTTAACAGCATAGGCAATTAAACTGGGTATATCCTGGAAAGCATCTTGATAATTTTTCAAATGAGCAACAAGTGCACTTGCTGAGTAACAATAAAAAGGTGTCTTTACATCCTTTGCAAGTACAGAAAGTGAAACAGCTTCAGCATGAAGCTCACCTTTATGATAAGAAAAAAACACATAAGACTTCCTATTGAATCAACCCATCGAGAATAAAGGGCTTATCTTCCTTATCTTTAGATATCAATGTCCCTTGTGAAGATTTAGCAGTATCTAGAGAAAATTCTTCCATAGTTCCTTTACGCCCACATCCAATAAGAATAACAGATCCCAAAAGTGAAATTACCAGAACTTTTGCAATTATTTTCATGCACCCTTTTCTTTCATTTCAATATCTTGCCCCACATTAATTTTGCATAAAACTATTTAAACAGTCGTCAAATAGTTTTTCCAATACGCAACTTGGCGTAGGACTTCCAAGGGAGCAGTTCCGCCAAAACTATTGCGACTTTCAACAGACTTTTCAACTGTCAAAACATCAAAAATAGCTGCATTTATATCTGGACATAAAGTTTGAAGTTCAACCAATGATAAATCATGGAGGCTGCATTGCTTTTGCTCTGCTAAAGCTACAGCTTTCCCTGTGATATGGTGTGCTTCACGAAAGGCAAGCCCCAATTCACGCACAAGCCAATCAGCTAAATCAGTAGCTATAGCATAGCCAGAATCTGCAGCTTTCTTCATCGCGTCTTGATTCACCTCAAGATCACCAATGATCCCTGTCATTGCAGCTAATGATAATTCTAAATTCGCAATTCCATCAAACACATACTCTTTGTCTTCCTGCATATCCTTTGAGTAAGCAAGAGGTAAACCCTTCATCACAGTCAAAAGCCCAATTAATGCGGCATTTAACCGCCCAGCCTTAGCGCGTATAAGCTCAGCCGCATCAGGATTTCTTTTTTGTGGCATAATAGAAGAACCTGTTGAAAAGGAATCTGATAAACGAATAAAGTGAAATTGCACACTTGACCAAAGAACAATTTCCTCTGCTAAGCGTGAAAGATGCATAGCGCAAATAGCTCCCGCACTTAAAACTTCCAAAGCAAAATCACGATCTGAAACACTATCTATTGAATTACGCATAGGTTCTCGAAAACCCAGAGTTTCTGCTGTCATAAAACGATCAATTGGAAAGCTTGTTCCTGCTAAAGCAGCAGCCCCGAGAGGTGATTCATTCATTCGTTCAAGCGCATCACGCATACGTGATAAATCCCGACCGAACATTTCAACATAAGCCATCATGTGATGGCCAAATGTAACTGGTTGCGCTGTTTGTAAGTGTGTAAAGCCTGGCATCAATGTATCGGCATGTTGTTCAGCACGAATAAGAAATTGGTCTATCAATCCTTTCAAAGCTTGCATTATTCTCTGTGTTGCTTCGCGCGCCCATAAACGAAAATCAACAGCAACCTGATCATTACGTGAACGTGCAGTGTGTAAACGCCCTGCTGCAGGGCCAATTAACTCACCAAGCCGCGCCTCAATATTCATATGAATATCTTCAAGTCTTCTTGAAAAAGCAAACGTGCCATCTTCTATTTCTTGACGAATAATTTGCAAGCCATGAACTATTTTTTCATAATCAGATTGCAAAATTATTCCCGTTTGCGCTAACATCGCCGCGTGTGATAGTGAGCCATCAATGTCTTGACTGTAAAGTTTTTTGTCAAAATCAATCGAAGCATTAATTTCTTCCATAATTTCAGCAGGCCCTGTAACAAAACGACCACCCCACATTTTATTGTTTAATTTGCTATCCGACATATCTCAACAAACCCCATTCAAAGGATAAATTATGATTCTTAAATTTTTTACTGATTACAAAAATAAAAAAATACGGCTTTTCATTGCTACCCTTATCATTGCTCCAGCTTTATATGCAATAATAAACAACGATAGCAAAAAAAGTACCTCTTTGCCCAATTTTATTTCAGAAGAAAAAGCACAAAAACCAAATCCTAATAAAATAAAAATAGATGAAATAACCGCAGCAAAAAAAGCAGCCAAAGGCTTTTTCAGTAACCTTAGATTCGCTGATAATTTTTATGATGCAACCCAACTCTCATTCAAAGATAGTCAAGAAAAGGACCACACACTTTCTGAATTTACTGGAAAACCAATGCTTGTCAATATATGGGCTATTTGGTGTATGCCATGCCGAGCGGAAATGCCAGAATTAGCGCAATTACAACGAGAAATGGGTGGAGATAATTTTGATGTTATAGCAATTAATATCGATCACTCAGCTCCTTTTGAGAAAATTCAAAATTTCTTACGTGACGTCAACGCAGATAATTTAATTTATTACCGTGATAAAACAACAAACATTTTAAAAATCCTTCGTAAACAAGGGCTTGCTTTTGGACTACCCGTTACCTTATTGCTAAATAAGGATGGTCATCTCATTGCCTCCTTCAATGGTGCGGCCCCATGGGCTAATGATGACGCCAAAGCACTAATAAGAGCTGTCATTGAAAAAACGCTATAACTTTAATAGCCACATCTTTTCAAACGCTGTATCGTAACATCCAATGCCGACAAAAAAGCAGAACGATCCTTGCTACAAAAGGGCCGTGGCCCTCCCATCATACTACCCTGTTCCCGTAAATCCTCCATTAAATTGCGTATCGCTAAAGCATGGCCAATTGAGTGAACATCAAAAATACGCCCTGCAGGAGAAAGGCATTTTCCTCCTGCTTGTACAGCTCGCGCGGCTAGCGGAATATCACTTGTAACAACAACACTAGCTTCATGAACATGATCAACAATCCAATCATCCGCACAATTAGGATCCTTAGAAACAACCACTCTTTCAAGAAGTGGATCATCTGGAAGAAATAAAAAACAATTCGACACCATAAATGTTTTGAGTTGATAACGATTCATAACACGATAAATTTCGGATTTTACAGGGCAAGAATCCGCATCTATTAACATAATAATTTCAGGTTTCTTCGACATCTCTATTGCTTCATTTTCGACTGACACAAAAACTCTTCCATTAACCAAAAGGATGCAAAAAATTTTAATACAACACGATAGAAGTGCTCATTTCATCTCTAAAAATAAAAGTTGCACCCAACATATAAAGAAAAATAACAACAACTAATTCTAAACAGATTAAAACATGATTAGACAACATCAGGTATGTGTGTAAATACATTAGCACGACACACAGAATAAACATTATTATTGCATCTTGTCCTGTGGCGAAATGCAAACTGGACCTTTTCTGATAACCATTTTTACCAAAAAAGATCTTTTCTCAAATAAAATCACTTACAGAAGCCTCATGTGAAGGTTAAAAAACCCTACACATGAACAAAAATAATATTCAAGATGGTAACCTATGCTGTACCATAGCAGTCAACTCTAATAAAATTTGACCAACAATTGCTTCACCTAAAAGTGAATTTTGACGACTCTCTAAAATAGCATCTTGAATTTTTACCATAGCATGGGAAATCTGCTCAAGTTCCCAATATTTTAAGGCTTTTTTCGATCGTTTTTTTGCGCTGAAAAAATATTGGTGGTCGTGCTTGAGAAATAACTTCAGAAATTGTTTTTTTTCAATTTCTACTTGATAACGCAAAAGTTGCAATTGCTGAAAATGCCTTTGTGCGGCAGTCAAAACAAAAAAAACTGCATCCTGCATAGCAGCACGCCGAAAATGAGCATCAAAACCAACTACATCACCCAGTAAAATAGCATCAATCACTTCATCGTAAGAAAAAGCGCTGACATTACTCACCACCTTTTTGACATCCTCGAGAACAATATGCCCTTTCTCCGAAGCATAAAGGCACAATTTTTCCAATTCACTCCGTGAAACAAGACGATCTCCTCCTAAATTTTCACGTAACATTTTGCGTGCTTCCAAAGAAAGAGTCATCTTAAAATCATCTAAAACATCATCAATAAGAGCATCTAAAGAACGAATATCATCGGAATAACAGGGCAAAGCCATTGCAACTGGTGCTGTTTCAATAATATTGCGCAGTCCCGTTCCCTTTTTTAAATCACCTGCTTCAATTAAAATAAAACTTCTTTCTGGTATATCCGTCATTAAAGACTTCAGCTCTGCAATGAGAGTCTTTTGATTAGCGGCATTTGAAATCCATACCAAACGATCATTACCAAAAAGTGATAATGTACGTACCTCATTGCTTAATCGCGCAGGATCTTTTTCAATCTCAGAAGCATCAAGACGAACCGTTGAGAAAGGATCATCCACAGCTATTTGCGTGAGCTTGATGAAACACTGCACGCGCTCGCATACAAGACCACGATCAGGACCGTAAACTAAAACAACCGGAAAGGAACGCGAAAAATGCGTTAGAAAACACTCAACTTCATGTGCCTTTTTCTGAGCCAAATAATTAATCCATTAAAAGTCTATCATCATCGAGGACGACCTCGCGAGCTTTTTGAAACATATTCATCACATCACTCATCTTCAAATCTTTTCGCTCCTCCTTACAAAGATCTAAGACAACTTCTCCTCCATGCAACATCAACATACGATCCCCATA of Bartonella ancashensis contains these proteins:
- the lysA gene encoding diaminopimelate decarboxylase; translated protein: MFFSYHKGELHAEAVSLSVLAKDVKTPFYCYSASALVAHLKNYQDAFQDIPSLIAYAVKANSNQAVLKILAANGAGADVVSEGELRRALAAGISPQRIVYAGIGKTVREIDFALAHDIFCFNVESEPELEQLSARAIALSKTARVSLRINPDVDAKTHRKITTGLSENKFGIPLSLADDTYRKAVQLPGLQVCGVDMHIGSQICDLKPFQDAFLIAADFVRHLWNEGYAITHIDVGGGLGISYHNEEKKIPSPFEYAALVKKYIAPLGINIILEPGRSIVGGAGILVTSVIYVKKGEGRNFIIVDAAMNDFIRPTLYDAWQTVVPVKQASEDISRIVADIVGPVCETGDYLGLNRSLPEFAVGDLLAITGAGAYGAVMASTYNSRLLIPEVLVQNARYAVVRPRLDYAQLIGLDHVPDWVRSA
- the argH gene encoding argininosuccinate lyase, with translation MSDSKLNNKMWGGRFVTGPAEIMEEINASIDFDKKLYSQDIDGSLSHAAMLAQTGIILQSDYEKIVHGLQIIRQEIEDGTFAFSRRLEDIHMNIEARLGELIGPAAGRLHTARSRNDQVAVDFRLWAREATQRIMQALKGLIDQFLIRAEQHADTLMPGFTHLQTAQPVTFGHHMMAYVEMFGRDLSRMRDALERMNESPLGAAALAGTSFPIDRFMTAETLGFREPMRNSIDSVSDRDFALEVLSAGAICAMHLSRLAEEIVLWSSVQFHFIRLSDSFSTGSSIMPQKRNPDAAELIRAKAGRLNAALIGLLTVMKGLPLAYSKDMQEDKEYVFDGIANLELSLAAMTGIIGDLEVNQDAMKKAADSGYAIATDLADWLVRELGLAFREAHHITGKAVALAEQKQCSLHDLSLVELQTLCPDINAAIFDVLTVEKSVESRNSFGGTAPLEVLRQVAYWKNYLTTV
- a CDS encoding TlpA disulfide reductase family protein translates to MILKFFTDYKNKKIRLFIATLIIAPALYAIINNDSKKSTSLPNFISEEKAQKPNPNKIKIDEITAAKKAAKGFFSNLRFADNFYDATQLSFKDSQEKDHTLSEFTGKPMLVNIWAIWCMPCRAEMPELAQLQREMGGDNFDVIAINIDHSAPFEKIQNFLRDVNADNLIYYRDKTTNILKILRKQGLAFGLPVTLLLNKDGHLIASFNGAAPWANDDAKALIRAVIEKTL
- a CDS encoding YaiI/YqxD family protein, coding for MSKKPEIIMLIDADSCPVKSEIYRVMNRYQLKTFMVSNCFLFLPDDPLLERVVVSKDPNCADDWIVDHVHEASVVVTSDIPLAARAVQAGGKCLSPAGRIFDVHSIGHALAIRNLMEDLREQGSMMGGPRPFCSKDRSAFLSALDVTIQRLKRCGY
- the holA gene encoding DNA polymerase III subunit delta, whose product is MAQKKAHEVECFLTHFSRSFPVVLVYGPDRGLVCERVQCFIKLTQIAVDDPFSTVRLDASEIEKDPARLSNEVRTLSLFGNDRLVWISNAANQKTLIAELKSLMTDIPERSFILIEAGDLKKGTGLRNIIETAPVAMALPCYSDDIRSLDALIDDVLDDFKMTLSLEARKMLRENLGGDRLVSRSELEKLCLYASEKGHIVLEDVKKVVSNVSAFSYDEVIDAILLGDVVGFDAHFRRAAMQDAVFFVLTAAQRHFQQLQLLRYQVEIEKKQFLKLFLKHDHQYFFSAKKRSKKALKYWELEQISHAMVKIQDAILESRQNSLLGEAIVGQILLELTAMVQHRLPS